The following are from one region of the Capsicum annuum cultivar UCD-10X-F1 chromosome 1, UCD10Xv1.1, whole genome shotgun sequence genome:
- the LOC124897718 gene encoding translation initiation factor IF-2-like has protein sequence MDPRLPAEDRATAAALLYGAGGGGGLDREGGGGTAGGNRISATAVGDRRSGPAVSVGDRRSGRRRRSATATGPEGRGAGERGYGGRVGAVGRRRRRSQRPAMATETGDGDGDRRRSRRPATEVDAGDRWSVRVGDGAEGRGPR, from the coding sequence ATGGATCCGCGGCTGCCGGCTGAAGACCGAGCTACAGCTGCTGCCCTGTTGTACGGCGCCGGCGGAGGGGGGGGTCTGGACAGAGAAGGGGGGGGGGGTACAGCAGGGGGGAACCGGATCTCGGCGACGGCGGTCGGTGACCGGCGGTCAGGTCCGGCGGTCAGCGTCGGTGACCggcggtcgggtcggcgccgtaggtcggcgacggcgacggggccGGAGGGCCGAGGCGCGGGAGAGAGAGGGTACGGCGGTAGGGTCGGCGCCGTAGGTCGACGACGGCGACGGAGCCAGAGACCGGCGATGGCGACGGAGACCGGCGACGGCGACGGAGACCGGCGACGAAGCCGGAGACCGGCGACGGAGGTCGACGCCGGGGACCGGTGGTCGGTTCGGGTCGGCGACGGCGCTGAAGGCCGTGGACCGAGATAG